The Parashewanella spongiae genome has a window encoding:
- a CDS encoding DUF3313 domain-containing protein yields MTAACSSKPDFSKVENGFLPNYQNLTEIKNDNDVTQYYWASHKLNRVFKPIEPENIYINPVIYYPKLAMHSQITQENADKIKAFIDQKINMTVSRYFPVTDTIDERTFVLSPAITQIIISPEGISPLEVLPVGAAIGTLKYLTGIRDEDVEIRFETKVTLANTNTLLATTVFNDEAEQLENDTEQLSNTHTMTIIDSWMKQLDSQLSNYKALIDKRHQQ; encoded by the coding sequence ATGACTGCAGCATGTAGTTCAAAGCCTGACTTTTCAAAAGTTGAAAATGGTTTTTTACCTAATTATCAAAACCTCACTGAGATTAAAAATGATAATGATGTGACTCAGTATTACTGGGCTTCTCATAAGTTAAATCGTGTTTTTAAGCCTATTGAGCCTGAAAATATCTACATCAACCCAGTGATTTACTATCCAAAGCTGGCTATGCACAGCCAAATCACTCAGGAAAATGCTGATAAAATCAAAGCCTTTATTGACCAAAAAATTAACATGACGGTGAGCCGTTACTTTCCTGTCACAGATACTATTGATGAGCGAACTTTTGTACTGAGTCCCGCTATTACTCAAATCATCATATCTCCTGAAGGCATCTCGCCTTTAGAAGTTCTCCCTGTTGGTGCAGCAATTGGCACATTAAAATATTTAACTGGGATCCGTGATGAAGATGTTGAAATACGGTTTGAGACCAAAGTCACCTTAGCCAATACCAATACATTACTCGCCACAACAGTTTTTAATGACGAAGCTGAGCAACTAGAAAATGATACCGAGCAATTATCCAACACTCATACCATGACTATCATTGACAGTTGGATGAAGCAGCTTGATAGCCAACTATCCAACTACAAAGCGCTCATTGACAAGCGCCACCAACAATAG